Sequence from the uncultured Bacteroides sp. genome:
TGGCTAATGGACGTTGAACCAATGAATGGTGTAGAAATTATTGAGACAATAAAAGTTAATGAGAATAAAATAATAGTCAAGGGACGGTTCTTTAGAGGAAGCGACATAACCAAGGACAAAAGCTATTGGAATAAAAATCTATATGTTAGCTTGAATAAAGAAAATAGCATTTGGAAAATAGATCAAATAGAAATAAAAAAAACGAATTTGAAATAGTTCTTTAGTCCCTATACTATTCATTAGCCAGGCTAGTATTTATCTTCTACTTTTTCAGAATTAATATGAGTTTCATGTTCTGGTTCTGCATGAATATAAACCTCGCTTCTATTAATTAAATTATTTATTTCCTTTTCAATTTTATCGCAGATCTCATGAACTTTCATCAATGATAATTCAGAATCTAAATGAACATTCACCTTGATAAAGGTATCCGCACCCGCAGAGCGGATCTTAAGTCCATGAAAAGATTTTACTTCAGGTATAGATAGTAGTTTTTGTTCTACCATATTAACTTTATCTTGTGGAGCTGTATCCAACAATACTTCAATAGCCTTTTTCCCTAATTTAAAAGATACTGACACAACAAGAACAGCAACAAACAAAGCAGCTACTGAGTCAGCAAAGTAGTAACCAAAATTTGCACATATCAATCCAAATAGTACTACTGCTGAGCTCCATATATCTGTAGAGAAATGAAGGGCATCAGCTTCTAAAGCCTGACTATTATGCTTTTTTGCAACTTTATATAATGCTCTCGAACGTTTTGCATCAATGATAATGGCGGAGATAACTACAACATAACTCCACATATTAACCTCTATATGAGTATTTCCAGTTAGCAAGCGGTGTATTGCTTCATAAACTATCCAGACACTTGTAATGATAAGCAACAATGTTTCAATCAGAGCAGAGAAATTCTCTATTTTACCGTGTCCATAGTTATGTTCTCTATCAGCAGGTTTATCAGAAATGCTAACAGAAAAATAAGTAATAACAGCAGCAACAAGATCTAGTGTAGAATGCAATGCTTCAGAAAGGATGCCCAAGCTACCGGTAAGAATACCAATAATCATTTTAAAACCAGTTAAAAATATAGCTGCAAATACAGAAAGTAGGGCTACCTTTTTCTTTTCATTTTCCATCTTTATCCTTTCTAAACTAATAAACTAAATTGTTCTGTTTGCGTGCAAAGCTATAAAAATAAGTTGAACAAGATTTATTCTATTTTAAAAATTAATTGTAAACAAACTAATATAGATTTAGTCTAATTATATCTAAAATGAATTATTTAGTAATCAAGGCAAAGCAGTAACAATCAAAGCTATATCATCTGATACAATGGCTATTTTAATAAGATTTATTAAAACGATATTATTTTTATCGTTGCAAACCCCTATATACAAAACAATTTTAGTACTTTTGCCCAGTATTTTTTGAGAATAAAAGACTAATCCAATTATTTGGCTTAGTCTATAAACAATCATAATTGAATCATACTTAGATGACAAACTTTGATAAAAGTAATTTGGTTTCTCGCGGAAAATCCGCCTTTATCTTTTTAAAATCCAAATACAAAACCTTGGTTGCTAAAAGCAAATCTCTTTACCAGAATTCCCCTTGGTACAAGAAAATCTTATTAATTTTTTGTTCATTAATCCTTTTATTCTCTCTCTACCTATTCATGGTAGACATCAATTTCCTTTGGTTATTCGGAAAATCGCCAAGTATGTCGAGCATAAACAATCCAAACCAAAGTGTTGCCTCAGAAATATATAGCGCAGACGGAAAACTGATCAGCAAATATTTTAGAGAAAACAGAACTCCGGTGAAATATGAAGAAATATCACCTATATTAATAAAAACACTTATCTGTACTGAAGATGAACGTTTTTATGAACACTTTGGAGTCGATTTGAAAGGTGTGTTTTCTGCAATGAAGGATATGACCAAAGGTAATGCTCGCGGAGCCAGCACCATTACTCAACAGTTGGTAAAAAACATGTTCAAGGTTCGTTCACAATATTCCAGAGGTCTTTTGGGGAATATACCGGGTCTAAAACTGCTTATTATGAAATCAAAGGAATGGATTACAGCAGTAAAGATCGAAATGTTCTACTCCAAAAAGGATATTCTTACCATGTACCTCAACACTGTTGATTTTGGAAGTAATGCTTATGGTATAAAAACGGCATGTAAAACGTACTTCAACACTACTCCGGAGCGCCTTACTGTTGAACAGGCTGCTACATTAGTTGGTTTGCTCAAAGCCACTACTACTTACAATCCGCGTCTTAAGCCCCAAAATAGTTTTAAGCGACGCAATGTTGTGCTGGAAAACCTATTGAAGCACCGTCTTATTAGTTCTGCTGAGTTTGATTCTTTGAAAAGAATTCCTATTAAGCTTAATTATAGCATTGAGACAAATTATGGTGGCCAGGCACTTTATTTTAGAGAAGCTGTTGCAGAATCTCTAAAAGACTGGTGCAAAGAGAACAATATTGATTTGTATTCTGACGGATTGAAAATATATACAACACTAGATACCAGAATGCAAAAGTATGCAGAAGACGCAGTAGACAAACAAATGCGTATCGTACAACGAAATTTCAATAACCATTGGGGAAAAGAAAATCCTTGGCAAGACAAAAATCATAAAGAATTAATTGGATTTATTGAAGATCTGGCAAAGAAAACCGTATTATACAAAATTCTGCAACAGAAGTATCCTGATCGACCGGATTCAGTTAGCTATTACATGAATAAACCTCACCGATTAAAAGTTTTTGATTATAAAACAGGAGTTAAAGACACTACTTTTAGTGAAATGGATTCTATTCGTTATATGGAGAGATTTATGCACACTGGCTTTGTTGCAATGGAACCTCAATCTGGTTTTGTAAGAGCATGGGTTGGAGATATCAATTTCCAATCATGGAAATATGACAAAGTACTTTCTAAACGTCAGCCAGGATCTACCTTTAAGTTATTTGATTATGCTACAGCATTCAATAAGGGTATGTCTCCTTGTGATGAGCGTGTGGATCAATATGTTGAGTGGGAAGTGATGGAAAAAGGAGAACTAAAAAAATGGACGCCTCGCAATGCTAATGGTAACTATAGCGGTCAAACATTAACTCTTAAAGCAGCTTTTGCAAGATCAATAAACAGTATCGCAG
This genomic interval carries:
- a CDS encoding transglycosylase domain-containing protein: MTNFDKSNLVSRGKSAFIFLKSKYKTLVAKSKSLYQNSPWYKKILLIFCSLILLFSLYLFMVDINFLWLFGKSPSMSSINNPNQSVASEIYSADGKLISKYFRENRTPVKYEEISPILIKTLICTEDERFYEHFGVDLKGVFSAMKDMTKGNARGASTITQQLVKNMFKVRSQYSRGLLGNIPGLKLLIMKSKEWITAVKIEMFYSKKDILTMYLNTVDFGSNAYGIKTACKTYFNTTPERLTVEQAATLVGLLKATTTYNPRLKPQNSFKRRNVVLENLLKHRLISSAEFDSLKRIPIKLNYSIETNYGGQALYFREAVAESLKDWCKENNIDLYSDGLKIYTTLDTRMQKYAEDAVDKQMRIVQRNFNNHWGKENPWQDKNHKELIGFIEDLAKKTVLYKILQQKYPDRPDSVSYYMNKPHRLKVFDYKTGVKDTTFSEMDSIRYMERFMHTGFVAMEPQSGFVRAWVGDINFQSWKYDKVLSKRQPGSTFKLFDYATAFNKGMSPCDERVDQYVEWEVMEKGELKKWTPRNANGNYSGQTLTLKAAFARSINSIAVQIAKEVGIGEIIKTAHAMGIKTPLNNIPSISLGSSDVSLLELVNSYCTVVNDGMTHDPVLVTRIEDRNGNVLYNYVPEQKQAIPYETAFLMQQMLQGGLTEPMGTTQALWSFDLFKYNTDFGGKTGTSSNHSDAWFVGVTPNLVGGAWVGGEHRSIHFRTGQLGEGSKTALPIFGYFMEKVLADPHLSKYKAKFPKPKQPITRSYQCQSAYPKAESDSTSQVATDSLGIEEGIDENLME
- a CDS encoding cation diffusion facilitator family transporter, whose protein sequence is MENEKKKVALLSVFAAIFLTGFKMIIGILTGSLGILSEALHSTLDLVAAVITYFSVSISDKPADREHNYGHGKIENFSALIETLLLIITSVWIVYEAIHRLLTGNTHIEVNMWSYVVVISAIIIDAKRSRALYKVAKKHNSQALEADALHFSTDIWSSAVVLFGLICANFGYYFADSVAALFVAVLVVSVSFKLGKKAIEVLLDTAPQDKVNMVEQKLLSIPEVKSFHGLKIRSAGADTFIKVNVHLDSELSLMKVHEICDKIEKEINNLINRSEVYIHAEPEHETHINSEKVEDKY